Proteins encoded by one window of Salmonirosea aquatica:
- a CDS encoding putative colanic acid biosynthesis acetyltransferase: MFNSHTSNSQDSLKRPSFSFSNKLKRGVWNLVWLCFCRWTPKPLHTWRSFVLRFFGAKIGKSNFIYPSCKIWAPWLLETEDVATIGPGVEIYNPGGAFLGSHSILSQDAYLCGATHDYNSSSFTYTSKRIVIEAYVWICAKAIVLPGVRCFEGSVLGAGSVTSKDLKSWTVYAGNPAVAVKERKNTISLQWIK, translated from the coding sequence ATGTTTAATTCTCACACCTCTAACAGTCAAGACTCCCTGAAACGGCCTTCCTTTTCGTTTTCCAATAAATTGAAAAGGGGAGTTTGGAATTTGGTTTGGCTATGCTTTTGTCGTTGGACACCTAAACCCCTACATACTTGGCGAAGCTTCGTTCTTAGATTCTTCGGAGCAAAAATAGGAAAGTCTAATTTTATTTATCCAAGCTGTAAAATTTGGGCACCTTGGCTTTTAGAAACAGAGGATGTGGCAACAATTGGACCAGGAGTAGAAATCTATAATCCTGGCGGTGCTTTTTTAGGGAGTCATTCTATACTTTCACAGGACGCTTACTTATGCGGAGCTACACATGATTATAATAGTTCTAGTTTTACTTACACTAGTAAGCGGATTGTTATCGAAGCATATGTCTGGATATGCGCCAAAGCAATTGTACTCCCTGGCGTACGGTGTTTCGAAGGTTCGGTTTTGGGTGCTGGATCTGTTACCTCAAAGGATTTGAAATCTTGGACTGTTTATGCAGGAAATCCCGCTGTAGCGGTAAAGGAGAGAAAGAACACAATATCTTTACAATGGATAAAATGA
- a CDS encoding GMC family oxidoreductase → MDKMTPAEIFDQMFNLCIIGAGPAGIIIALEYSRNAPNDKVLLVEYGNSGKKSGNELDNSIQLTNPTNHYSPEESTNKGMGGTSATWGGRCVMYDEIDFLDRPILKGECTWNLNSLEDLQQYLPRAANYFECGNPDFNLNLVDDYQYHPIAEGFSEGIVLDSKIERWSMPTRFGKRYKKDIQEYSNLIVLEAFEARDFAVPDETGKVNRLIIRNVISKKVETVHAKRFVIAAGAQESTRILLRNKQLFANLKDAPIALGKYYQGHLSGKIATVKFYGDPLKTDYGFIVDKEGIFLRRRFQFSTEYLQEKNLLNTAIWLDNPLYYDPAHRNGPMSFMYLALISPILGKKLAPPAISRTITKGKVTGIPQHIGNIIRDLPNSLLIPATTFYKRYLLKRKLPGVFLFSPTNEYALHFHSEQVPEYENQMRLGDDETLIIEYNLSDTDADSVVKLHDALDKWLRKCNCGELKYHFPSQELKTAIKSMSKDGIHQCGTTRMGESPELGVVDSNLKVWGTENVFVCSSSVFPTSSQANPTFMLGAYAVRLADHLVKQK, encoded by the coding sequence ATGGATAAAATGACACCTGCTGAGATATTCGACCAGATGTTCAATCTATGTATCATTGGAGCCGGACCAGCCGGAATTATCATCGCCCTTGAATACTCCAGAAATGCGCCTAACGATAAAGTTTTGCTCGTTGAGTATGGAAATTCAGGCAAAAAATCGGGCAATGAACTCGATAATTCGATTCAACTGACGAATCCAACTAATCACTACTCTCCTGAGGAAAGTACAAATAAGGGAATGGGGGGTACCTCTGCTACCTGGGGAGGGCGATGCGTAATGTATGATGAAATTGATTTTCTGGATCGTCCAATTTTGAAAGGAGAATGTACTTGGAATCTGAATAGTCTGGAAGATTTGCAACAATATTTGCCACGTGCCGCCAATTATTTTGAGTGTGGTAATCCTGATTTTAATTTGAATCTCGTAGATGACTACCAATATCATCCTATTGCCGAAGGATTCTCAGAGGGTATAGTGCTTGATTCCAAAATTGAAAGATGGAGTATGCCCACCCGGTTTGGTAAAAGGTATAAAAAGGATATTCAAGAATATTCCAATTTAATTGTATTAGAAGCATTCGAGGCAAGAGATTTTGCTGTTCCAGACGAGACGGGTAAGGTTAATCGCTTAATAATTCGCAATGTGATTTCTAAGAAGGTGGAAACTGTGCACGCAAAAAGATTTGTGATTGCCGCTGGCGCGCAGGAATCTACCAGGATACTACTGCGTAATAAACAGTTATTTGCAAATTTGAAAGATGCGCCCATTGCTTTGGGTAAATATTATCAGGGACATTTGTCGGGGAAAATAGCCACAGTTAAGTTCTACGGTGATCCTCTTAAAACAGATTATGGTTTTATTGTTGATAAGGAAGGAATCTTTTTAAGACGCCGCTTTCAATTTTCGACTGAGTATTTGCAAGAAAAAAATCTTCTAAATACTGCTATTTGGCTAGATAATCCTTTATATTATGACCCAGCTCATAGAAATGGACCCATGTCATTCATGTATTTGGCATTAATTTCACCAATACTTGGTAAGAAGCTTGCTCCACCAGCCATAAGCCGCACGATTACAAAAGGAAAAGTGACTGGAATACCACAGCATATTGGTAATATTATCAGAGATTTGCCAAATTCACTTCTTATTCCTGCCACAACATTCTACAAGCGATATTTACTGAAAAGAAAGCTGCCAGGGGTCTTTTTATTTAGTCCAACCAATGAATACGCCCTACATTTCCATTCGGAACAAGTTCCCGAGTATGAAAACCAGATGCGATTAGGTGATGACGAAACGCTCATCATTGAGTACAATTTATCAGACACCGATGCAGATTCGGTAGTTAAACTACATGATGCACTGGATAAATGGTTAAGAAAATGCAATTGTGGAGAACTAAAATACCATTTTCCTTCTCAAGAATTAAAGACTGCAATTAAGAGTATGTCGAAGGATGGAATACATCAGTGCGGAACCACAAGAATGGGAGAAAGCCCAGAATTAGGCGTAGTAGATTCAAACTTGAAGGTTTGGGGTACTGAAAATGTTTTCGTCTGCAGCAGTTCTGTATTTCCTACTTCCAGCCAGGCAAATCCAACTTTTATGTTAGGCGCCTATGCCGTACGCTTAGCAGACCACTTAGTGAAGCAAAAATGA
- a CDS encoding class I SAM-dependent methyltransferase: MKSASEGSGLNLLFKIDYSFKLLKMRLRGGNIDYIIPWDDINEYKYYLAKYSAFGKDNLNEYTVLEIGYGARPWRLFSLASMGVNIHGIDIDRPTYGANPARLLEVLRQNGFERFSKSLVRGILFDRKDISRLRAEFKVLGKDLVLDESRLVVGNAAEVSHFSPNTFTFAFSEDVFEHIPVETIPDVLSNLKGWLQKDALLLIRPHVYTGISGGHDPDCYPHKINSDSFPKEKAWSHLLNPDFKINTFLNKLRLHDYIKLFSKNFEILEMKQKYDSLGKEFLTEDLRKRLIPQYSEEELLTNQVLFVLRA; the protein is encoded by the coding sequence GTGAAAAGTGCATCTGAGGGATCTGGCTTAAATCTGCTTTTTAAAATAGATTATTCTTTCAAACTATTAAAAATGCGCCTTCGCGGCGGTAATATCGACTATATAATTCCGTGGGATGATATTAATGAATATAAATATTATCTAGCCAAGTACTCGGCATTTGGTAAAGATAATCTGAACGAATATACTGTGCTGGAGATTGGCTACGGTGCTCGTCCCTGGCGGTTATTTTCATTAGCTTCTATGGGCGTTAACATTCATGGAATAGATATTGATCGCCCAACTTACGGAGCAAATCCTGCAAGACTTTTAGAGGTATTACGCCAGAATGGATTTGAGCGATTCTCAAAATCTTTGGTAAGAGGTATTTTATTTGATCGGAAGGATATTTCTCGGTTGAGAGCTGAGTTCAAAGTTTTGGGTAAGGATTTAGTCCTAGATGAGTCAAGGCTAGTTGTTGGAAACGCCGCCGAGGTAAGCCATTTTTCTCCAAACACTTTTACTTTTGCTTTCAGTGAAGATGTTTTTGAACATATCCCCGTTGAGACAATCCCGGATGTGTTATCGAATTTAAAGGGGTGGTTGCAAAAAGACGCATTGCTACTCATCCGCCCTCACGTTTATACTGGAATTAGCGGGGGCCATGACCCTGATTGTTATCCCCATAAAATAAATTCTGATTCTTTTCCCAAGGAAAAAGCATGGTCGCATCTACTGAATCCAGACTTCAAAATAAATACTTTTCTTAATAAACTTCGCTTGCATGATTATATAAAATTGTTTTCAAAAAATTTTGAAATTTTGGAGATGAAGCAAAAATATGACTCACTTGGTAAAGAATTTCTGACGGAGGATTTGAGAAAGCGATTGATACCTCAATATTCAGAAGAAGAATTACTGACAAATCAAGTGCTTTTCGTGCTTCGTGCTTAA